From Thalassovita sp.:
AATCGGGGTTGGCGGCCCTGTGTGCCGCCAGTTTGGTCAACACATCGGTCGGCTCATAGGGCAGCAGCAGTTTGGTCACATCCATCGCGCGTTTCTGCAAGACCGACAGCGAAGGCCCAACACCACAGGCAATGGCAAATTTGATCAGGGTCTGCAGTTTTGCAGGACCAGCGATGCCAATGTGGATCGGCAGGGTGATGCCCTCAACGGTCAGACGGTTGGCCCAGTCGATAATCGGATCGGCGTCAAAAGCAAACTGGGTGGCCAGCGCGATTGAGGCATCGGTGCGCTCGTTGAACGCCTGTTTCCAGCGCAGCGCTTCCATCACCATTTTGTCGGACCCATCCGGGTCGATGTCTTTGTTGCCCTCAGGGTGGCCTGCCACATGCAGATGGGTGAAGCCCGCCTTGTCAAACAGGCCGGTTTCCATCAGCTGCATCGAGGAATGGAACTCCCCCACAGGGTTCGCAACACCACCCGCTAGCAGCAGCGCCTGTTTGACGCCGGCCTCGGACTGATAGCGGTTGATCCAGTCTTCCAGCGTGGCGGCATCTTTGATGATCCGCGCCGGGAAATGCGGCATGACATTGTAGCCGTCATCGCTGAGGCGCGCGGCGGTTTCCACCATGTCCTCAATCGGGGTGCCCTCAATGTGGGCGATGTAAACCCGGGTGCCTTCGGGCAGCAGATCGCGGAAATTGTCGATCTTGGCCGCAGTGCGCGGCATCACCTCGATCGAGTAGCCCTGCAGGAAGGCCTCCATCTGAGGGTTGACCGGATTTGTCGGGCGATCCTCCCGTTTGCGGAAATTCAGCAATGCCATCACGGCCTCCCTTATGTGTGTGATATGTGGCCAGCGCGGGGTCACCCGCGGTCCCACCCCTCATTTGCGATCAGTGCTTTGATCCGCTCCTGATCGTATTCCTCTTCCAGACGCGCGGCTTCGGCCGCGACAATCTCAGCCGGATCGCCCGCCATCTCGTAAGGATCGGCTTTGCGCCATTCCGCCAGATAGGCATCCGTGTCCGAGGCGCCAATTTTCATCGCGGCGCGGTCAATCGCCTGTTCAAACCGTTCTGCCAAAGGTTTCTTGGCGCCACGCCGCCCTTTGCCGACGATGACCTGTGCGGGAATATCGCGCCAGTAAACGATAGTGACGTCAGGCATGGGCTAAGTGATCCTTTGCAACAGTCGCGTTTGGGCGGTGTGATTCCGCCGCCCCTCTCTTTCCTGCTTAAACCGGTCAAATTGCGACACTAGGCCAAATTTCGACATTCCGAGGCGGTCCTGCGACCTTGGGTGAAATTTACGCTGCCGCCGCGCCACGCCTTGCGCCGAACCGCCAGAGAGACTACCGTGGGGGTAACTCGAAATGGAGGGCGTGACTATGGCGCCCAAGCGTCCCAGAGGTGCGGGCGCATTCCCGAAACCGGTTGAGAGCCCCGCGCCCAATCCGCCGGATCCGGCTGAGCTTTATGCGGCCCTGGATCTGGGTACAAATAGCTGCCGCATGCTGATTGCCCAGCCCAAGGGCAGTCAATTTCATGTGGTGGACAGCTTTTCAAAATCGGTGCAACTGGGCGCCGGTCTGGAAAGCACTGGACGGCTGAGTCGCGCCTCAATGGGGCGTACGGTTCAGGCGCTTCGGATCTGTCAGCAGAAGCTGAAACGCCACAAGGTGCGCCGGATGCGTCTGGTCGCCACCGAAGCCTGCCGCCGCGCCAAAAACTCACGCGAATTCATCCGTCAGGTGAAACGCGAAACCGGGCTGCAGCTGGACATCATCCAACCCGAAGAAGAGGCGCGCCTGGCGGTTATCTCCTGCGCGCCTCTGGTGTCGACCAAGACCGAACAGTTGCTGGTCGTCGATATTGGCGGTGGCTCAACCGAATTGGTGTGGATTGATCTGACATCGGTGCCAAAACGCGATCGCCCCCGTTCGATCATGCGGTTGCATTCGGGGTTTCAGACCGCCGACAGCCCCTTCCCCGCCGCCAAGGTGGTGGATTGGATTTCGGTGCCGCTTGGCGTCGCAACGCTGCGCGATCAGTTCCGCGATGTCGAAGATGACGCCGCGCGTTTTGCGCTGATGAGCTGGTTTTTTGAGGAAAACCTCTCTGAGTTTTCGCCTTACGCGGATGAGCAAACCCGCGAAGGGTTTCAGATCGTCGGCACCTCGGGCACGGTGACCACCGTGGCGGCCAGCCATCTGGGGCTGAAACGCTATGACCGGACCAAAGTGGACGGGCTACGCATGACGTCAGATCAGATCGACAAGGTGATCCGCAACTACCTCAGCCTTGGCCCGCAGGGACGCCGGCGCGATCCGCGCATTGGCCAGGACCGTCAGGCGCTGATCATGTCGGGTTCCGCAATCCTACAGGCGTTGCTGCGCTGCTGGCCAACCGATCGGCTGTCCGTGGCGGATCGGGGCCTGCGTGAAGGGCTGCTCTATGCGCAGATGAGTGCGGATGGGGTACTGGAAGATGGGCCGTTCTGACCCTAGATCTGGATCAAACAGCGGGTTTTGAGCCGGAAACGCACAGAAATCACGGCAATTGCCACGATCCGCCACACGCGGGCTTGGCATTTGGTGCAACTTGCGCCAAACCCACCCAAATCAGACGGACCGGGCCCTAAGGCCCGCAAACAAACGCCCAGCAACAGCAGGGCAACACAGGTAAGACGATGGCCAAGAAACCCGGCAAGAAAAAATACGGCGTCGGCAAACCCGGTGCAAACAAGAACACCTCTGGCCGTGGCCAGCGGGACCTGACGGTCAAGGTGAAGACCGCGCGCGGGCGAAAGATGTCCTCAACCCTTTGGCTGCAGCGGCAATTGAACGACCCTTACGTGAAACGGGCGCAGACCGATGGATACCGTGGCCGCGCTGCCTATAAGATCCTTGAACTGGATGACAAATACCGGTTCCTCGTACCCGGCGCACGGGTGGTGGATCTGGGCTGCGCGCCGGGCGGCTGGTGTCAGGTGGCGGTGCCCCGCATCAACGCGCTGGGTGAGAAAAAAGGCAAAGCCGTGGGCCGCATCATCGGTGTTGACCTGCAAGAGGTTGAGCCGATTGCCGGCGCGGAAATTCACCAACTCGACTTCATGGAAGATGACGCCGATCTGAAGGTCAAAGACTGGCTGGGCGGTCAGGCCGATGTTGTGATGTCGGATATGGCGGCGGCGTCTTCGGGGCACAAGCAGACCGACCACCTGCGCATCATCGCGCTCTGCGAAGCGGCGGCCTATCTGGCCTTTGACGTTTTGGACGAAGGCGGCACCTTTGTGGCCAAGGTTCTGGCCGGTGGCGCTGAGGGGGAGTTGCAGAAGCTGCTGAAGACCAAGTTCAAGAAGGTGGTGAACGTCAAACCGCCTGCGTCACGCTCTGACAGTTCGGAAAAGTTCGTGGTCGCCACAGGGTTTTACGGCAATCAGGATGCCGACCGGGACGGTGATCCGGATAACCCGCTGGGCTGATCCCAATCAGCGCCCAGAAACAGACCAGACACACAAAAGGCGACCCGTTGCGGTCGCCTTTTTCATTGCCACAATTTGGTCGGTGCTCAGAGCGCCGTTTTCTGCCAACCGGGGGCCGGCATCACGCTGGCGCTGGCCGCGCGGATCAGGCTTTCGGCGGTGATGTCCGTGATCGGCTCATCGCTGAAGCGACGGCGACGGTCCTGCAGGTTTTGCTGACGGATCAGTTCAAACAACCGGCCATGGCGCGGCTGAAAGCTGGTTTGGGAAAACTGGAACATGGCGCGTCCTCTCACTCGACCGGATTACTGGCTCTGTCCCTTTTTAGAACGGTCAAATGTGGCGCCATTTCAGCGGATTTCGTGCAAAAGCGGGGAGATTTTGCCGTCCCCCCGCTTTTGCGCAAACTTATGCCACCTTTTGGATCAGTTGAGATCCTTGAGGATCCGCCCGTGTTTGCGGGTGTGCTGCAACAGATCGCCAAAGGTCTCAATGCCACGGGCCTCAAGCATCGGGATCAGACGGCAGAGCACTTCGGCCGTGGCGCGGGCATCGCCTATCGCTGTGTGCCGCAGGGTCGACGGGATCACCACGCCAAGCCGTTCACACAGGGCATCCACCGTGTGGGTTTCGCTGGCGCCGAACACCACGGCTGAGGCCAGAACGGTATCCAGCACCGGGTTCGGCCATTCCAGATTGGCGCGTTTGCCGTAGCGGTGCATGAAGGCCATATCAAACGGCGCGTTATGAGCCACCAGAACGGTAGAGCGGGCGAACTCGTGGAATTCGCGGGTCGCATCCTCAATCATTGGCGCGTTCTGCACCATCGCATCGGTGATCCCATGCACCTTGGTTGAGGCTGCGGGGATCGGCACCAGCGGATTGACGAGGCTTTCCATCTCCTCGCCCTCCACGATCTTGTTACGCACCACACGCACCGCGCCGATCTGCACAACCTCATCTTTGTGTGGCAGCAGGCCGGTGGTTTCGGTGTCAAACACGCAGTAGGTCAGTTCCGACAGTTTCAGATCATCGACCGAGGTACCTTCGTTTTGCTCAAGCAATTCAAAGTCATAGATCAGCGGACGTGAGGCATCCGGCGCCAGCACCACCTCGGAGCTTTCGATGATCAACATATAGCCGGTGCCGCTGTCCAAAGGCTTCATCCGGATCTCAAAGTTCTGCCGCTTTGCGGAGCCAAGCGCGCGGAAGGTCACCTCTTCGCCGGTCTGCATCAGCGTTTCCCAGGCGGCCTCAACCGCTTTGCGATCGAAGTAGTCGAAAATATCAGTGTTCAGACGGGGTGCCTGGATCTGCGCCAACACCGCGGCGGCCTGACCGTCATAAAGCACGATCTGGTGGTTGGAGTTCACCAGGATCATCGCCAGCGGAATTTCAGTCAGCAGCTTGGTCAGCCGTTCCTTTTCCAGTTCCAGCTTCTGGGTTTTGGTGGCAATCGCCCCGGCCGTGTTCATCGAGGCCTCAATCAGCTGACGTGTCACTGCCTCGGCCGCCGGGCCAAGATCGCCCAGGTACCTGGCCCCCGCCATATCCATATGGTGGTTCACACCCGCATGGGCCCCGGCCCGCATCCGCGCGGCCACGCGTTCAATCGGCTTGGCAACGTTTTCGTCAAACAGCAGCCACACACCCATGACCATCCCCATGAGGCCAAAGCCAGCAATAATCGCTGCCTGCGCAAAGGCGCTGGTCAGATCGCCCTCCTGCGCGGCCTCATATCCAAAATAGAGCGCCAACCCAAACAGGCCGACCCCGCCCAAGCCCATCAGGGCAAAGAACAGAAAAACCCGCAAGCGAAGGCTGAGGTTTACTAACATCAAGCTGTCCCTCCACAGACAATCTTGTAAAGCCCATCATCTGTTGCCAGAGGGGCCCAATTGGCGTTCTCAATGCCGCCATCTGCACCAAATTCTGCGCCACCCAGTTCCGCCTGCTGCGCAGCAGGGCAATCGATCAGCATCGGCACCAGCTGTACCGGCGCCCAGCGACCAAAAAATGCAACTTCAACCATATGCTGCCCTTCAAATGCATCGTTTGTACGAATGGATAGGGTGTCCACAGCCATAAAACGGCTGACATAAGGAAAAGCATAGGTCCATGGACGATAAAAAGCGCGATCTTCTACTTTTTTTGCAACTTCAAAGCCGTCGGGCATGTTGTTGGCGGTGCGGTCGAACCAGCCATATTCACTGCTGATCGTGGCGGCCAGCATTGCCAGACCGGCCACAACCGGGGTCAACCAGCGGGGCAGACGGCCGCGCACCACCTTATTGAGCAGCATAATACCGCCCGCCGCAGCGATCCCTGCCACAAAGGTTGCGATTAATTCCAAAAACATCTCGTCTTGTCCCCCTCGTCTTCGCCCCGCACATGGGGGTTATACCCCGCTTCGCCTCAAACGACAGCGGTCATCTTGATTTACACTTTAGCTGACGCTGCCACGACCATGCCCCAGCGCCGATTGCAGTGACTTGATCACCACGAAGGCGTTGCGCAGGTGGCTGCGTTCCAGATCAGACAGTTCTGAAGGCGCCATATAGTTGTCCGGCGCCTCACCACGCTGGATCTGGCGCGCCTGATGGGCCAGTCGGTTTTCTGCGATCAGATCATAGGCGTCCAACAGATCCCGCGCGCCAGAAGGTGACAGCGCGCCCGCCTCCGCCGCCAGTTCCAGACGGGCGCGCGTGTTGACCTGCGCGATCTGCCCCTGCAGCGCATAGACCCGCCCCATATCCACCACCGGCACCACACCGTTGTGTTTCATGTCCAGCGTGTTTTTGTGCTCCCCGGACCGGATCGTGGCAAAGCCCCGCAGCAACCCCAACGGCGGCGTATGTTTCAGCGAGTTGCTGACCATATGTGCCACAAAAATGGAGTTGTCGCTGGCGCTTTTCAGCGTGTCTTCCTGCAGATCCTCAAACAGGGCCTTGCTGCCG
This genomic window contains:
- a CDS encoding exonuclease domain-containing protein; the protein is MLVNLSLRLRVFLFFALMGLGGVGLFGLALYFGYEAAQEGDLTSAFAQAAIIAGFGLMGMVMGVWLLFDENVAKPIERVAARMRAGAHAGVNHHMDMAGARYLGDLGPAAEAVTRQLIEASMNTAGAIATKTQKLELEKERLTKLLTEIPLAMILVNSNHQIVLYDGQAAAVLAQIQAPRLNTDIFDYFDRKAVEAAWETLMQTGEEVTFRALGSAKRQNFEIRMKPLDSGTGYMLIIESSEVVLAPDASRPLIYDFELLEQNEGTSVDDLKLSELTYCVFDTETTGLLPHKDEVVQIGAVRVVRNKIVEGEEMESLVNPLVPIPAASTKVHGITDAMVQNAPMIEDATREFHEFARSTVLVAHNAPFDMAFMHRYGKRANLEWPNPVLDTVLASAVVFGASETHTVDALCERLGVVIPSTLRHTAIGDARATAEVLCRLIPMLEARGIETFGDLLQHTRKHGRILKDLN
- a CDS encoding RlmE family RNA methyltransferase; translation: MAKKPGKKKYGVGKPGANKNTSGRGQRDLTVKVKTARGRKMSSTLWLQRQLNDPYVKRAQTDGYRGRAAYKILELDDKYRFLVPGARVVDLGCAPGGWCQVAVPRINALGEKKGKAVGRIIGVDLQEVEPIAGAEIHQLDFMEDDADLKVKDWLGGQADVVMSDMAAASSGHKQTDHLRIIALCEAAAYLAFDVLDEGGTFVAKVLAGGAEGELQKLLKTKFKKVVNVKPPASRSDSSEKFVVATGFYGNQDADRDGDPDNPLG
- a CDS encoding virulence factor; the protein is MPDVTIVYWRDIPAQVIVGKGRRGAKKPLAERFEQAIDRAAMKIGASDTDAYLAEWRKADPYEMAGDPAEIVAAEAARLEEEYDQERIKALIANEGWDRG
- a CDS encoding Ppx/GppA phosphatase family protein, with the protein product MAPKRPRGAGAFPKPVESPAPNPPDPAELYAALDLGTNSCRMLIAQPKGSQFHVVDSFSKSVQLGAGLESTGRLSRASMGRTVQALRICQQKLKRHKVRRMRLVATEACRRAKNSREFIRQVKRETGLQLDIIQPEEEARLAVISCAPLVSTKTEQLLVVDIGGGSTELVWIDLTSVPKRDRPRSIMRLHSGFQTADSPFPAAKVVDWISVPLGVATLRDQFRDVEDDAARFALMSWFFEENLSEFSPYADEQTREGFQIVGTSGTVTTVAASHLGLKRYDRTKVDGLRMTSDQIDKVIRNYLSLGPQGRRRDPRIGQDRQALIMSGSAILQALLRCWPTDRLSVADRGLREGLLYAQMSADGVLEDGPF
- a CDS encoding methylenetetrahydrofolate reductase, whose protein sequence is MALLNFRKREDRPTNPVNPQMEAFLQGYSIEVMPRTAAKIDNFRDLLPEGTRVYIAHIEGTPIEDMVETAARLSDDGYNVMPHFPARIIKDAATLEDWINRYQSEAGVKQALLLAGGVANPVGEFHSSMQLMETGLFDKAGFTHLHVAGHPEGNKDIDPDGSDKMVMEALRWKQAFNERTDASIALATQFAFDADPIIDWANRLTVEGITLPIHIGIAGPAKLQTLIKFAIACGVGPSLSVLQKRAMDVTKLLLPYEPTDVLTKLAAHRAANPDFNITNVHFFPLGGIKTNANWAIDNGGAAAVPANLAAEAAVSQ